DNA from Krasilnikovia cinnamomea:
CGCTGCCGGATGGTCCGTGCCAGCCGGGCGGTGCCGGGGCTTACCGGGGCGGACTCGTCGATGTGCAGGTGCGCCACGTGTTCCGGGGGTGCGGATTCAGGTTGGCGGTGGACGGTGACCCGCCAGCCGCGGGCGGCCAGGGTGAGGCGGGCGTGGTGCAGGGCGGCGCCGCAGCTGATCATCGCGAGGTGCCCGGTGGGGTCGTTTACGCCGATCATGCGCGCGGGGTCCAGGAACAGGTCCATGCCGTCACTGGTCAGGCGCCATCGCCACGGTTGCGTGTTGTGGGCCGAGGGCGCGTGTCCGGCGGCGACGGCGGCACGGTACAGGGCTTCGGTCAAGATCCTTGAGCTCACCGGACGCGCCGGGCGCAGCGTGTCCGGGGTCATCGGATGGCCTGCCGCCGGGGCGGCGCGAGCTCGCCCTCGTCGTCCCGGGTGTGCTCGGCTGTCTGGGGGTTCGGGGTGCTGACGGTCCGCGGGATGTGCTGGGCGTGCACGAGGTTGTCGGTGGTGGCGGCGAGGATCATCGCGGCGTCCGCGGCGCCGTCGGCGGTGTGTGAGGGGACGATCAGCAGGTCGACGCGGTCGCCGTTGGCGCAGAGCGCGGTGAGCAGGTTGGCGGGTTGGCTGGCGAAGTAGCCCAGGCGCAGTACTCGTCCGGCTACGCCGAGGCGTCTGGGGTGGGTGTCCCAGCCGGCCGCGCTCAGCACCAGTCGGGTGATCGGTCCCCGGACGGTGTCGATGGCCAGGACGAGACCGGGCAGCTCGGCGACGGGGTCGGTCGAGCGCGGCCACCAGCCGCCGTCCAGCAGGGTACGGGGCGAGCCGGTGGGTTCCATCCGCAGTCGGGGATTCGATGGCGCTGACAGCGAGACGATCGTCATGCGGTTACGGGCGTACGGGGTCGTGGGCATGGCGAGTCCTTCCCGCCCGTCGCCGGTGTCTGCAGTCGACTCCGGCGACGGGTCAGGGTTGGGGGAGCGGTGGTCAAGGAGTGCCCGACAAATGCCACGGGCGGCGGCCGTCGCAGGCGTGGGTGGCGGTACAGGCGGCACCCGTACGGGTCGCAGGCAGCCGGTTGGCGCTCGCCCTCCCGGTCGGCGCGGCCGCGGCGGTGTCCGTCGGAGCGGTCCGCACGCGGCGAAGATCACTGAACACGGCGTCCCCCTGGTGATTGAGCCGGTGTGGCGGTCACCTCAAAGGTGGGATGTCGTCGGTTCCGGAATAACCCCACCGTACGCCTGTTCGGTGCTGCGAAACGGTTTCCCGGGGTACCACTTTCCGCCGGCCGGAAGGGGGCCGCTGCGGGCCTGCGCCGCCGAGGAGGCAGCGCCCAGGGCGGAGCGAGCGGTTACCACCGGCTGTTCGCGCAGGTCAGAGCCGGCGACCTGCACCGGGGAGTATCCGCAGGGCGCTACAGGACCGCTCCGCGCGGCGCCACCTCCATGGCGGCGACCCCCCTGCCGAACAGCACCACGAGTCGATCACCGTGCCGGCAGCGAAGCACTCCGGAATCCCGGGCCAGCGTCGAGACAGCACGCTCAACAAGATCGTCGTCGTCGACGGCGTCGGCGTCCTCGAACGTGATGTCCATACGTTCACCGCCGGTGAGCCGGACACGCAGCACTATCGTCGCCATGACCTTCAACCTAGACCCCGCTGGCGTAAAGAGGCGCGCCGTCCGCCGGTCGGCGGGGGTGCAGGTGTCCGGGATGTGCGCCCCGGTGGCGGTTCAGGCCGGCAGGTTCAGGGCGGCGCGGGCCAGGTCCAGGGCGGTCTGCGGCGCCACCCCCAGCGCGGCGGTGTCCGCCGCGTAGCGTTGCGCGAGCCGGTGCGCCTGTTCGGGTACGCCGGCGGCGCGGGCCGTGACCAGGGTGCCGAGCCGGCCCCGGGTCTGCACGAGTCCGGCCTGTTCCAGCTCCCGGTACGCGCGGGCCACCGTGTTGGTGGCCAGCCCCAGGTCGGCGGCGAGTTGCCGTACCGGGGGCAGGCGCGTCCCGGCGGGCAGGTCACCGGCGGCGGCCAGCGCGGCGATGCGGGTCCGTACCTGCTCGTACGGTGGCACCGGTGACGCCGTGTCGATGGCGATGTCCATGGGCGCGTCCCTCGGGTGTGTTCAGATCAGCCGGGGCGCGACGTTGCCCGCGGCCTGGATGGCGCGGCGCATCGGCACCATCGCCAGCAGGATCCCACCGACGACGAAGAAGACGATCAGCGACACGATGCCAATGCGGTAGCTGTTGGTGAGCTGATACACCACCCCGAACGCCAGCGGGCCGAGCCAGCTGGTGCCCTTGTCACTGATCTCGTAGAAGCCGTAGTACTCGCCTTCGCGTCCCGCCGGGATGAGCTGGCTGAACAGTGACCGGCTCAGCGCCTGGCTGCCGCCCAGCACCAGCCCGATCGCGACGCCCAGCAGCATGAACGGCACCGGCTCACCGGCCGGCAGCCAGTACGCGGCCAGCATCACCGCCAGCCACAGCGCGAGGCTGATCAGGATGGTCTTGCGGGCGCCGATGCGTTCGGCCAGCGCGCCCAGCAGCAGGGCGCCGCCGAACGCCAGGAACTGCACGAGCAGGATCGTGATGATCAGGTCGCCTTGCTGCAGCCGCAGTTCCTCGGTGCCGTACTGGCTGGCCAGGGCGATGACGGTCTGGATGCCGTCGTTGTAGATGAGGTAGGCCAGCAGGAAGAACAGTGTCAGCGGGTACGCGCGCAGCCCGCGCAGGGTGCGCCCGAGCTGGCGGAATCCGTCCAGCAGGACGTTGCCGCGCGCGGTGCGGGCCGCGGCGGGGGGATGTTCGCGCAGCCAGCGCAGCGGCAGCAGGGTGAACAGGCCCCACCACAGTCCGGCGGACACGATGCACCAGCGGGCGAGGTCGAGGGTGCGCTGGTGGTCGCCGTCGCGGCTGAACAGTTGCACCACGACGAGGTTGGCCAGCAGCAGCAGGCCACCGCCGAGGTAGCCGATGGCCCAGCCGCGGCTGGACACCCGGTCGCGTTCGTCGGGGCCGGCCAGTTGCGGCAGGAACGAGTTGTACACCACGACGGACGCGCCGAAGGCGATGTTGGCGATCAGGAACAGCAGGCCGCCGAGCAGGTAGCGCTCTCCGGTGACGAACGCGAACCCGGCGGTGGCGGTGGCGCCGGTGAACGCGGCGGCGGCCAGCAGCGGCTTCTTGCGGGCGCTGCGGTCGGCGACCGCGCCCATGATCGGCAGGACGACGACGGTGAGCAGCACCGACAGCGACACCAGGTACGGGAAGTAGGAGCCGGCGGCGACCGTGATGCCCAGGGGGTGGACCCGGCCGTGGCATTCGTCGGCGCCCAGCGGGCAGCCGGCCGCCTGTTCGGTGACGGTGGTCAGGAACGGCCCGAGGAACACCGTGATGACGGTGGTGGAGAACGCCGAGTTGGCCCAGTCGTAGAGGTACCAGCCGGTGCGTTCCCGGCGCCCGGCGGCCGGGGCCGCGGCGGTGTCGATGACGGCCATGACGTGCGCTCCAGCTCCTGCGGGCGGTGGTGAGCGCTCATGATGTCATCTGGGGCGCCGGTTCTCACGTGTCGTGACGCCACCATTTCGCCAGGGCGCTGGTGGCCGGGTCGTCGGAGTCGGCCAGCGCCGCCCACGGGTCGGCGCCGGGCGGCAGGTCGGTGGCGGCGTACGCGGCGAGCTCCGCCGGGTCGGGCTGTTCGGTGGGCAGGTGCACGGCGGCCGGGTCGACCAGGCCGAGGCTGCCGGTGTCGATCCACGGGAACCCGTCGACGGGTTCGGGTAGCGGCCCCACGTCGAGGACGGGCGGGAACACGCTGACCGCCTCGTGGCCGGTGTCGTCCCACGCGTCGGGGTCGGCGCCGACGTGGCCCAGCACGTCGGGGTGGGGGTCTTCGGCGTGTCCCGCGCCAGGTTCGTGTCCCGGGTCGTGTCCCAGGTCGTGGCCGCCGGCGTCGTGGTGGTATCCGGGGTCGTCGTGGCCCAGGTCGTCGTGGCTCAGGTCGTCGTGCGCCGCGTCGGGGTCCCAGCCGTGGTCGTGGCCGAAGCCGGGGTCGAACACGTCCGGCAGGCCGAGGTCGTCGTCGTGGCCGCCCAGCGGACCCGGGTCGGAATGGCCGGGGTCATCGGGGAAGTCGGGCCACAGGTGGTCACTCATGAGGCGCTCCCGTCCGCGGGCGCTCGGTGCACCCTTTCCTGCTGTGCCTTGGTTGGCGTGCGCTCGCTCATGCGCGCGTCGTCTCCTCTGCCTCGGCCGGGGCGGGGGTCAGGGCCCGGGCGCGGGCCAGCACGTCGTCGACCGCGGCCAGCCGGGCCCGGATCGCGTCGTGGTCGGCCTGCGCGCCCGCGCGGCGGCGGGCCCGCCCCGCGGCGTCGGTCGCGGCGGCGGCGTCGATGTCCGCGATGTGCGCGTCCAGTTCCCGCAGCCGCCGTTCGACCGCCTCGTCGACGGCGACGCTGAGGGCGTACTGCAGGTCGGTGAAGCGGAACGAGATCTCGTCGGTGAGCGCCGCGCGGGCCTCGGTCAGCACGTCGCGCAGCCACGCCCGGGCCTGCTGGCGGTCGGTCTGCACCCGCCGCCGGTACAGCACGTACCCGCCGGCGGCCAGGCCCAGCCCGATCCCGGCGACCGGGATGAGCAGCCCGCCCGAGGCGAGGGTGCCGGCGCCGAGCACGCTGGCACCCAGGATGGCGCCGCGCCCGGCCATGAACGCGATCCCGCCGGCGGACAGGGCGATGAGCAGGTTGTCGCCGGAGCCCTCGCGGGGCGGGCCGGCGGACAGGGTGTGTCGCAGGGTGGCGTTGAGCCGGGCCAGCACCTGTTCGAGTTCCCCGTCGTCGAACACCTGCGCCAGCACGACCGCGCCGACCTGCCGGAACGTGTCGTGCAGGTCCTGCGACAGCCGTACGGCGACGGCCTGCAGTTCGGTGTCGACGGTCTGCGGCAGCGCGGCCAGCCCATCGCGGCCGAGCCGGTCGACGCGTTCGCCGAGCCGCTGCTGCACGTCGGCGATCTGGGTGCGCAGCGACCCGACGACCTCAATGCGGGCCCGCTGCGTCTCGGTGTTCAGCAGCAGCGCCCACTGCCGGGACTCGGTGCGTTTGCGGGCGGCCAGCGCGGCGCGTTGCGCGCGGACGGCGGCCAGCTGCGCCGGGTCGGCCTCGGTGGCCTGCAACCGGTCCCGCGCGGCGTGGTCGAGGCGGGCGAGTTCGCCGCGGGCGGCGCGCAGCACGTTGGCCTGCTGCAGGTGCTGCCCGCGCCCGGCCAGGTCGATGAGGGCGTGCTGCAGTTCGGCGATGCGGGACGCCTCCACCAGGGCGGCGGCCGCGTCCGGGGTGGCCAGTGCCGCCTCGGCCAGCCGCGCCGACACCGGATACCAGCCGGCGTCGGCGAAGCGGGGGGCGTGGGTGCGCAGCAACGCCCGGTTGTCCGCGAGGACCCGCCGCCACCCCGCGAACGCGTCGATCTTGGTGAGGGTGAACACGACGGCGTCGACGCGGGCGCTGGCCTCGGCGAGGAACGCGAGTTCCGGCTGCGACAGCGGGGCGGACGCGTCCGCGGCGAACAGCAGCGCGGTGGCCCGCTGCACCGCGTCGAGCGCGACCGTCGCGTGTGCGGGGTCGAGGCCGCCGACGCCCGGCGTGTCGACCAGGCTCAGGTACTGCAGCAGCGGGGCGGGGTGGGTGAGTTCGACGCGGCGGGCCTGCCCGTCACCGCTCGCCCACGCGGTCAGGTTCGCCGGGTCCACGTCGACCGGTTCGCTCGCGCCGGCGGGCCACGCCCGCGCCGCGTACGGGCCGGGCCCGATGTGCAGGTAGGCGCTGGTCGCCACGCCCGCGTCCACCGGCGACAGGCCGGGCACCCCGAGCAGCGCGTTCACCAGCGAACTCTTGCCCCGTTTCGTCTCGCCGACCACCACGACGGCGGGGCGGGTCAGCTGGGTACGGTGCAGCTCGGCCAGCTCCGCGCCCGCGTCCGGGTCGGCGGCGCGCACGAAGGCGAGGGTGTCGCGGACCGCGGTGTCCAGCGCGGCGGCCAGCGCCCGCCCGGTCACCGGGCCGCCCCCTGCACGGCCTGGGCGAGCAGGTGGAAGCCGCGGTGCGCGACCTGCGCCACCCGCGCCTGGGCGGGGCCCGCACCGGCGACCGCGTACGTGCGCCACCGGTGCGCGGCGCGGACCGCCGCGTCGGCCAGTTCGCCGGGGGCCGCGCCGGGCAGCCCCAGGATCACCCGCGGGTCCTCGGAGGTGGCCAGGGCGATCAGTTCCTGCTCCCACGGCGGGGGCAGCGCCACCACCCCGGACGCGACGCGCTGCGCCGCGGCCAGCAGCCGCAACCGGTGGTAGGCGGGGTCGCGCAGCAGCACCTCCACGGCGTCGCGCAGCGCGTCGCGCTCGACCCGGGTGGCGGCGCGCCCGGCGAGGCGGTCCAGCCGGCTCAGCGCCCAGCCCGCCTTGATCGCGTCGGAGCGCCAGCGCAGGGTCTGGTCCACAGTGCTCTGCAGGTGCGCGAAGCCGGAGATCTGGGCGAGGCGGCGTACCAGCTCGCCGGTGCTCAGGTGCGGCTGCGCCGCGAACTGGGCCACCGCGTACCCGATGCCGTACAGGTCGAGCAGGCCCAGCAGCCGTTCCCGGCGGGGCGCGTCCAGCGGGCCGGGCCGGGTACGGAACAGGTCCACCGAGGCCAGCAGCACCGCCAGCTCCCCGGCCGGCACGGCGGCGAGTTCGCGTAGGGCGGCGCAGTCGGCGGTGGTGAGCCGGCCCGCCTGCGCGGTCTCGGCCAGCAACCCCACCACCGGGACGACGTCGGCGACGGTACGGGCCAGCAGCGTCGCCTGCTGGCGGGCCAGCGGCTGCGCGAGCGGCCACGGGTCGGCGGCCCCGCCGGTCAACGTGTCGACCTTCGCGAACACGCCCAGCGCGTTGATCGGGCTGCTGGCCAGCCGCGCCGTCGCCGCCCGGAACGCGTCGAGGGCCTGCACGTCGTCGGCGCGGACCGCCTGGGTGAACACGTACACGACCGCCTCGGCGGCGGCGACCTCGCCGCTGCTGCCCGCGTCGATGCCGTCGTCGAACGGGGCCGCCACCACGGACTCGGCGCGTTCGCGCAGCCGGCTGTCGGCCGACGCCAGGCCGGGCGTGTCGACGACGGTCAGTTCCCGCAGCCGCTCACTGGTCAGGGCCACGTCGAGGTACGCGATCCGGTCGGCGTTCACGCCGAGCCGTGGGGGGATCATCCCGGTGTCGGACAGGGGCAGGGTGTGCCGGCTGCCGTCGCGGGTCACCACGTCGACGCGGTCGGCGGGCCCGTACCGGAACCGGGTCACCACCCGGGTGCACTCGCCCGCCGCGGTCGGCGCGACCCGCCGGCCGATCAGCGCGTTGACGAGTGTCGACTTTCCGGCTTTCAGGCGGCCCGCGATGGCCACCCGCAGCGGCTCACCGAGCCGGACGTGGATCTGTTGTACCTGGCCACCGACGTCCGGGCCGACCCGTGCGACGATGTCGTCACACAGTGCCGCCATTCTGGTGCAGAGCGGACCGGTCATGACGACTCGTCAGCGCAGCCGGCCGTCAGCGACAATGTCCTGGCCGCGACCGTCGTCCACCACCATGATCCGGTAAGTCCTTCCCGCCCGGGCAGGACGGGACGCCTGCCGCAGCACCCACACTACGGATCGGGACGCACAGCGTGGATCCCGTGTTCGTGCCAGCCCCGGCACGGGCACCGGCCACGCATCGGGGAGGACGCGGTGCCGCAAGACCTGGCCGCCGTGGCCGCCGGCCACCTGCGCCGCCCGGGCCTGGTCGTGGTCGCCGGGCCACCCGGCGCCGGACGCAGCACCGTGCTGCGCCGCCTCGCCGAGGCCACCCCGGGTGCCGTGCACACCGGGGGAGGGCTGGCGATGCTCACCGCCGTGCCCGCGCTGGCCCTGTCACGGGCGGTGCGGGCCCGGCTGCCCGCCCACGACATCCCCCTGCTGGCCGAGGCGGTCCGCTCCCGCGTCCGCGGCGGCCTGCTGATCCTCGACGACCTGCAGTACGCCGACGCGGCCACCCTCGCCGCGCTGCCGTTGCTGGCCGCGCACTGCCGGGTCGCGGTGGGCCTGCGTACCCCGCACCGGCTGACCTCCGACGCCGACGCCGCCCTGCGCGCCGCCGCCGCGGCGTGGCTGACGGTGCCGCCGCTGGAGCCCGCCGCCGCCGCCGACCTGGCCCGGCGCACCGCCACCCTGGACCCCGGCACCCTCGACGCGGTCGTGGCCCGCGCCGGCGGCAACCCGTTGGCCATCGTCGCGCTGGCCCGCCAGGCGGGCACCGGCCGCGGCGCCCCCGGCGCCGACATCGACCAGGTCGCGTACGCGATCGCGGCGGCCCTGGCCGACCTGCCCCGCCCCGCCCGTACCGCGCTGGCCGCGCTCGGCCTGCTCGGCCGGCCCGCCCCCGCCGCCCTGCTCGGCCCGGGCGCCGCGGACCTGCTGGCCGCCGGGCTGGCCGCCGACACCGCGGCCGGGCTGCAACCCACCTCCGGGTACGTCGCCGAGACCGCCGCCGGGCTGCTCGACGGCGCCGCCCGCACCGAACTGCACCGGCGGCTGGCCGAACTGACCGCGCCCGCCGAAGCCGCCCAGCACCTCGCCGCCGCCGGTGACCTGCCCGCCGCGCACCGCCGCGCCCTGCAGGCCGCCGACCGCGCCACCGGCGCCGAACGGGCCGCGCTGCTGCTGTTCGCCTGCGACCTGCCCGGCATCATCGTCGACCCCCGGGTCCGGCTGGCCGCCGCCGACGCCGCCCTGGCCGCCGGGCGCCCCCACGCCGCCGCCCGCGTCCTGGACACCGGCGCGCCGCTGGGCGTCGAAGCGGACGTGCTGCGCGCCGAAGCCCTGCTGCAGGCCGGTGACCCCGCCGCCGCGCGGCGCGCCGCGCGGCCCGTACCCGATGCCGCCGCCGCGTCCGTGGTCGCGGCCCGCGACCGGATCCTGCTGCTGGCCGACCTCGCCACCGACCCCGGCCTGGCCACCGACACCGCCGACAAGATCACCGCCCGGCATCCGCACCCGCCGCCCGGCCTCGCCGCCGCCCTTGCCGCGGTCCGCGCCGCGCACCGCACCCCCGGCTGGGAGCACGACCTCGCGTCCAACGCCGCCGGCGGTGACCCGCTGACCGCCCGGTGGAGCGCCTGGCAACTGGTCGAACACCTCACCGCCGACGCCCGCCTCGCCGACGCCGCGGCGGTGGCCCGCGACGCCGCGGCCGCCTGCGCCACCGAGCTCGCCTACAGCTGGCAGACCCGCTTCGCGGCGGCCGCCGACTTCGCCGACGCGCTCGCCGGCGCCGCCGCCTCGCCGGCCGTGCCCGGCGCCACCGCCTCAGCGGCCGTGCCCGGCGGCACCGCCCCGCCGACCGTGCCCGGCGGCACCCCGGCACCGGCCGGGCTCGGCGAGGAACCCGACCCGTTCGCGTTCCCGGCCGGCGCGGACCCGGGCACCGCCGAGGGCGCCGACCCGGCCGACGTCATCCACCGCCGCGCCGCCGACCTCACCGACCGGAGCCTGCCGCCCGACGCGCGCGGCTACGCCACCGCCGCCACCGCCCTCGTCGAAGCCGACACCGGCCTGCTCGCCGCCGCCCGCGCCCGCCTCGCCGAACACACCGAGCATCCCGCCGCCGCGTGGGTCGCCCGCGAAGCCGCCTGGCTCGACGGGCAACCCGACCGCGCCGCGCAGCCACCCGCCGAGGGCAGGGGACTGCTCACCGGCCTGGACCACATCACCGCCCGGTGGGCCGCCCACGACCGGGGCGCCGCCCCACCCACCGGCATCCCGCGCGGCCTGCCCGGCCCCGCCCGGCGCACCCTCACCGCGTGGGCCACCGGCACCGGCTTCACCGCCGCCGCCGACACCTGGGCCGGCACCGCCGTACGCGAACAGGTCCGCTGCCTGCTGGCCGCCGGCGCCCACGAACCCGACCCGGGCCGGGCCGTGGCTGCCCTGCTGGCCGCCGAACAACTCGCCGACACCGCCGGGCTCACCGTGCTGGCCGGCCGGGCCCGCCGCGGCCTGCGCCGCCACCACGTCCACCGCGACACCCGCGGCCCCCGCTCCGGCACCCAGCTCACCGGCCGCGAAACCGACGTGCTGCGGCTGGTCGCGGCCGGCGAACCCACCCGCCGCATCGCCGGGCAACTCGGCATCTCCGCCGAAACCGTCGACACCCACATCCGCGCCGCCATGCGCAAACTGGGCGCGCGCACCCGGACCGAAGCGGCGGCGCTCGCCTTCGCCCACCCCGACGCCCAACCCCCGCGGGAGGACCGCCGGTGACCCGACAACCAGACGCCCCCCGGCACATCGTCGCCACCGCCGCCGACGCCGACGCCGTCCTGCGCCGCCTCACCCGCGCCGGCTGGACCGCCCGGCCGGGTTTCGCGCTGCCCGACCCCGCCTGGGACGTCACCGCCGCCCGGCTGGTGCTGCACGGCCGCATCACCGACAACGACACCCTGCAACTGGCCGTGCTGGCCGCCGCGCGCGGCGCCGGCATCGTCGCGGTCAGCGACACCGACAGCCCGGTCGGCCGGGCCCTGGTCGACGACCTCGCCCGCCTCGGCCCCCTGCAGCACGGCACCGGCGCCGACAGCACCGTCGCCGAACTCGTCCCCGAACAGCGCGCCCTGCTCGACCGGCTCGCCGCGGGGGAGACCATCGCCGCCGCGGCCGCCGCCGAATACCTGTCCCTGCGCACCGCGAACCGGCGCATCGCCGAGGCGCGGGCGATGTTCGGGGTACGCACCACCCGCGAAGCCGTCCTCGCCTACCTGCGCCAGCGCCGCGACGACACCGGCTAACCCGCGGCCAGCGCCTCGTCGGCGTGCGCGATGCGGGTCAGCTCCCGCCACAACACCACGACGAACACCGCCGAACCCACGAACGCGAACCAGAACGGCGCCGCCACCCCGAACCGGTCCGCCAGCACACCACCCAGCACCGAACCCGCCACCAGACCACCGAACGTGCAGACCGTGTTCACGCTGCCCACCCGGCCCTGCAGATGCTCCGGCACCGCCCGCTGCCGCACCGTGACCGACGTCGTACCCCAGATGAACGCGTGCGCGCCGAACACGAAGAACACCGCCGAGGCCACCCACGCCGACCGGGTCACCGCCAACACCAGATGGGTCAACGTCTCGATCACCAGACCGGCCCGCATCACATTGCCCAGACTGACCCGCCGGGTCAGCCACCCGTACATGCCCGTGCCCACCAGACCGCCCAGCGCCGACACCGTCGTGAGCAGACCGAAACC
Protein-coding regions in this window:
- a CDS encoding DUF5994 family protein, with amino-acid sequence MPTTPYARNRMTIVSLSAPSNPRLRMEPTGSPRTLLDGGWWPRSTDPVAELPGLVLAIDTVRGPITRLVLSAAGWDTHPRRLGVAGRVLRLGYFASQPANLLTALCANGDRVDLLIVPSHTADGAADAAMILAATTDNLVHAQHIPRTVSTPNPQTAEHTRDDEGELAPPRRQAIR
- a CDS encoding GntR family transcriptional regulator, whose translation is MDIAIDTASPVPPYEQVRTRIAALAAAGDLPAGTRLPPVRQLAADLGLATNTVARAYRELEQAGLVQTRGRLGTLVTARAAGVPEQAHRLAQRYAADTAALGVAPQTALDLARAALNLPA
- a CDS encoding MFS transporter, with the protein product MAVIDTAAAPAAGRRERTGWYLYDWANSAFSTTVITVFLGPFLTTVTEQAAGCPLGADECHGRVHPLGITVAAGSYFPYLVSLSVLLTVVVLPIMGAVADRSARKKPLLAAAAFTGATATAGFAFVTGERYLLGGLLFLIANIAFGASVVVYNSFLPQLAGPDERDRVSSRGWAIGYLGGGLLLLANLVVVQLFSRDGDHQRTLDLARWCIVSAGLWWGLFTLLPLRWLREHPPAAARTARGNVLLDGFRQLGRTLRGLRAYPLTLFFLLAYLIYNDGIQTVIALASQYGTEELRLQQGDLIITILLVQFLAFGGALLLGALAERIGARKTILISLALWLAVMLAAYWLPAGEPVPFMLLGVAIGLVLGGSQALSRSLFSQLIPAGREGEYYGFYEISDKGTSWLGPLAFGVVYQLTNSYRIGIVSLIVFFVVGGILLAMVPMRRAIQAAGNVAPRLI
- a CDS encoding dynamin family protein; the protein is MTGRALAAALDTAVRDTLAFVRAADPDAGAELAELHRTQLTRPAVVVVGETKRGKSSLVNALLGVPGLSPVDAGVATSAYLHIGPGPYAARAWPAGASEPVDVDPANLTAWASGDGQARRVELTHPAPLLQYLSLVDTPGVGGLDPAHATVALDAVQRATALLFAADASAPLSQPELAFLAEASARVDAVVFTLTKIDAFAGWRRVLADNRALLRTHAPRFADAGWYPVSARLAEAALATPDAAAALVEASRIAELQHALIDLAGRGQHLQQANVLRAARGELARLDHAARDRLQATEADPAQLAAVRAQRAALAARKRTESRQWALLLNTETQRARIEVVGSLRTQIADVQQRLGERVDRLGRDGLAALPQTVDTELQAVAVRLSQDLHDTFRQVGAVVLAQVFDDGELEQVLARLNATLRHTLSAGPPREGSGDNLLIALSAGGIAFMAGRGAILGASVLGAGTLASGGLLIPVAGIGLGLAAGGYVLYRRRVQTDRQQARAWLRDVLTEARAALTDEISFRFTDLQYALSVAVDEAVERRLRELDAHIADIDAAAATDAAGRARRRAGAQADHDAIRARLAAVDDVLARARALTPAPAEAEETTRA
- a CDS encoding dynamin family protein, translated to MTGPLCTRMAALCDDIVARVGPDVGGQVQQIHVRLGEPLRVAIAGRLKAGKSTLVNALIGRRVAPTAAGECTRVVTRFRYGPADRVDVVTRDGSRHTLPLSDTGMIPPRLGVNADRIAYLDVALTSERLRELTVVDTPGLASADSRLRERAESVVAAPFDDGIDAGSSGEVAAAEAVVYVFTQAVRADDVQALDAFRAATARLASSPINALGVFAKVDTLTGGAADPWPLAQPLARQQATLLARTVADVVPVVGLLAETAQAGRLTTADCAALRELAAVPAGELAVLLASVDLFRTRPGPLDAPRRERLLGLLDLYGIGYAVAQFAAQPHLSTGELVRRLAQISGFAHLQSTVDQTLRWRSDAIKAGWALSRLDRLAGRAATRVERDALRDAVEVLLRDPAYHRLRLLAAAQRVASGVVALPPPWEQELIALATSEDPRVILGLPGAAPGELADAAVRAAHRWRTYAVAGAGPAQARVAQVAHRGFHLLAQAVQGAAR
- a CDS encoding LuxR C-terminal-related transcriptional regulator — protein: MPQDLAAVAAGHLRRPGLVVVAGPPGAGRSTVLRRLAEATPGAVHTGGGLAMLTAVPALALSRAVRARLPAHDIPLLAEAVRSRVRGGLLILDDLQYADAATLAALPLLAAHCRVAVGLRTPHRLTSDADAALRAAAAAWLTVPPLEPAAAADLARRTATLDPGTLDAVVARAGGNPLAIVALARQAGTGRGAPGADIDQVAYAIAAALADLPRPARTALAALGLLGRPAPAALLGPGAADLLAAGLAADTAAGLQPTSGYVAETAAGLLDGAARTELHRRLAELTAPAEAAQHLAAAGDLPAAHRRALQAADRATGAERAALLLFACDLPGIIVDPRVRLAAADAALAAGRPHAAARVLDTGAPLGVEADVLRAEALLQAGDPAAARRAARPVPDAAAASVVAARDRILLLADLATDPGLATDTADKITARHPHPPPGLAAALAAVRAAHRTPGWEHDLASNAAGGDPLTARWSAWQLVEHLTADARLADAAAVARDAAAACATELAYSWQTRFAAAADFADALAGAAASPAVPGATASAAVPGGTAPPTVPGGTPAPAGLGEEPDPFAFPAGADPGTAEGADPADVIHRRAADLTDRSLPPDARGYATAATALVEADTGLLAAARARLAEHTEHPAAAWVAREAAWLDGQPDRAAQPPAEGRGLLTGLDHITARWAAHDRGAAPPTGIPRGLPGPARRTLTAWATGTGFTAAADTWAGTAVREQVRCLLAAGAHEPDPGRAVAALLAAEQLADTAGLTVLAGRARRGLRRHHVHRDTRGPRSGTQLTGRETDVLRLVAAGEPTRRIAGQLGISAETVDTHIRAAMRKLGARTRTEAAALAFAHPDAQPPREDRR
- a CDS encoding LuxR family transcriptional regulator, with protein sequence MTRQPDAPRHIVATAADADAVLRRLTRAGWTARPGFALPDPAWDVTAARLVLHGRITDNDTLQLAVLAAARGAGIVAVSDTDSPVGRALVDDLARLGPLQHGTGADSTVAELVPEQRALLDRLAAGETIAAAAAAEYLSLRTANRRIAEARAMFGVRTTREAVLAYLRQRRDDTG